In Daphnia magna isolate NIES linkage group LG6, ASM2063170v1.1, whole genome shotgun sequence, the following are encoded in one genomic region:
- the LOC116925063 gene encoding uncharacterized protein LOC116925063 → MAHSPTPTVGFLMLIASLIVGGAISGSLAQRRFGARGNMAGGYSSVDVDDDLVKEMANFATTALSESSNSEPFALIKIVKAEWQIVAGKNFKLILELDNVRHASEDENLVCEVIVFDQSWTNTRQLRKSNCLPTRVIHSWTKTRELAESNGPNEMTPVVEEVIVETRAPVVGGYSKIDVKHTNVKEIADFATSSISESSNSGPLVLLNIVEAEVQVVAGRNYKLTLELGSAIDGATGSNLVCKVVVFDQSWTSRRHLRESHCLPSTDLVTEIMRAIDGHQELWRVASYLNESREELSKEFPLVSPDGVKLSYTFFAPTSFAFLMQTPQDVGDPLLMDSDFRRSILTRHLSASLISSDDLAKLDLVVMASRSATLTRRSTNEDCNLPPANTENGECEAYIPSWTFKSNSGTCESYVYGGCGQTANLFETEEACQAACDPAVHPLTNLINEAEIQSVAIPLAHDFGTVYVINRVFMDGDEVSEVLRKNPSPGYGFFGLPLEGNPLIPNENILGRITGGYSSNNVDDPEIKEIADFAVAAMSVNLGSVRLVRILKADTNTVAGKNFNLILELKRVVQGDDGQDLLCDAVVFDQPWTNTRKLSESSCLSVKTIASWNEVNKQPASEPESNCLQMKDPVSNDEQVTTEDPV, encoded by the exons ATGGCGCACTCACCCACTCCAACCGTGGGGTTCTTGATGTTAATCGCGTCGTTAATTGTTGGCGGTGCTATTTCAGGTTCGCTAGCTCAACGCAGATTTGGTGCCCGAGGAAACATGGCCGGTGGCTACTCATCGGTCGATGTCGATGATGATCTCGTCAAGGAAATGGCTAATTTTGCCACCACTGCCCTATCAGAAAGCAGCAACTCGGAGCCATTCGCGTTGATTAAAATAGTGAAAGCCGAATGGCAAATCGTGGCCGGTAAGAACTTCAAACTCATTTTAGAGTTGGACAACGTACGCCATGCCAGCGAAGACGAAAATCTTGTCTGCGAGGTGATCGTATTCGATCAATCGTGGACCAACACTCGTCAATTAAGAAAATCTAATTGCTTACCAACACGAGTCATCCATTCCTGGACCAAAACCAGGGAACTGGCCGAATCTAATGGCCCAAATGAAATGACGCCAGTCGTGGAGGAAGTGATCGTTGAAACTCGAGCACCGGTTGTAGGTGGTTACTCGAAGATTGACGTAAAGCACACCAACGTTAAAGAAATAGCTGATTTTGCCACAAGTAGCATATCGGAGAGTAGCAACTCAGGACCTTTGGTGCTACTCAACATCGTAGAAGCAGAAGTACAAGTTGTTGCCGGCCGAAACTACAAGCTAACTCTGGAGCTGGGCAGTGCGATTGACGGAGCAACGGGGTCAAATCTCGTGTGCAAAGTGGTCGTTTTTGACCAATCGTGGACCAGCAGACGCCATCTGCGAGAATCCCATTGTTTACCTTCCACAGATCTCGTTACGGAAATCATGCGAGCAATCGATGGACACCAAGAATTGTGGAGAGTTGCCAGTTATCTTAACGAGTCTCGCGAAGAGCTATCGAAAGAATTCCCTCTAGTCAGCCCAG ATGGCGTCAAGTTGAGCTACACGTTCTTTGCTCCAACATCGTTTGCCTTCCTGATGCAAACGCCGCAGGATGTTGGCGACCCACTCCTAATGGACTCTGATTTCCGTCGATCGATCCTCACTCGTCACCTGTCTGCTTCGTTAATTTCATCTGATGATCTGGCTAAATTGGACTTGGTTGTTATGGCTTCCAGATCGGCCACACTGACCAGAAGGAGCACCAATGAAGATTGCAATCTTCCACCAGCCAACACCGAAAATGGCGAATGTGAAGCTTACATTCCATCTTGGACGTTCAAATCGAATTCGGGCACATGCGAGAGCTACGTGTACGGTGGATGTGGTCAAACAGCAAATCTATTCGAAACGGAAGAGGCTTGCCAAGCCGCATGTGATCCAGCTGTTC ATCCTTTAACGAATTTGATCAATGAAGCAGAAATCCAGTCGGTTGCCATTCCATTGGCACACGATTTTGGAACAGTGTACGTCATCAATCGAGTATTCATGGATGGCGACGAAGTGAGCGAGGTCCTACGAAAAAACCCAAGCCCCGGATACGGTTTTTTCGGTTTACCTTTGGAAGGAAATCCATTGATTCCCAATGAAAATATCCTTGGCAGGATCACTGGCGGATATTCCTCCAACAACGTAGATGATCCTGAAATCAAGGAGATCGCTGACTTTGCCGTGGCTGCCATGTCCGTCAATTTGGGATCTGTTAGACTCGTCAGGATTTTAAAGGCTGACACAAATACTGTGGCCGGCAAAAACTTTAATTTGATTCTTGAGCTTAAGCGAGTTGTGCAAGGAGATGACGGCCAAGATCTGCTTTGCGATGCGGTCGTCTTCGATCAACCGTGGACCAACACCCGAAAACTGAGCGAGTCTAGCTGCTTGTCAGTCAAAACAATCGCTTCGTGGAACGAGGTAAACAAACAGCCCGCATCGGAGCCAGAATCAAACTGTTTGCAGATGAAAGATCCAGTCAGTAACGATGAACAAGTTACCACCGAAGATCCAGTGTGA
- the LOC116925064 gene encoding uncharacterized protein LOC116925064, with protein MFLFTIAHKQYALIASVFFWFTLGSYFYSFRVCDLVCGRNANSSHPLCCASIAGGLFLTVGSAVAIVWRYLSPSLRPFLECILSLVGTMPSGFTSYALMKVLVYAETIQLLGHIRELSAIPITIAACLKNETIHSSQLIHKSSVFQQEHMNHVNTGVTDIIAKFNDVNGTQSQFRNAVEIGYRWLESRGFGCQQVLTRPFALCLNATKEAKKDCLLKGAQALCDIVDISEEICWKLMMLSKGPCQHLGPERITEMLASFRQRLGSLASGVIRMRVGILFELHVTSNVGDKLSKAWTRILESLRDTGELIRVMYNITINYVLKLVAMAGLLLWPVSYLCYYVCGPLSFDNSYITKAEYLEIQGLIEEMAEKDDVELQIVPVWIPTLQETIRMLWDLLFSADQLIIVAFLLVDFYYTNWVNDLHTKWLEMFHNFRTNLFDKIGQPNETTGVGFIGEMVVQQLEKLQEAIGFDRLLSCIRPAPPVTYSRNIFFTALAQKALYVFVQTKWRYIPSFICARFFRHRHYLRMSYLKAKIMLRPRSAQTRNHVSRCCFTLHLRRKLSALFVRLRSPIRKTCHV; from the coding sequence atgtttcttttcacGATAGCTCATAAACAGTATGCACTTATCGCAAGTGTTTTCTTCTGGTTCACACTTGGATCTTACTTCTACTCCTTCCGTGTTTGCGATCTTGTATGCGGTAGAAACGCAAATAGCAGCCATCCTTTATGCTGTGCATCCATCGCAGGAGGACTTTTTCTCACAGTTGGATCAGCCGTCGCAATTGTTTGGCGTTACCTGTCCCCCTCGTTAAGACCCTTTTTAGAATGCATCCTTTCGCTTGTCGGGACTATGCCCAGTGGATTCACTTCTTACGCTCTCATGAAAGTGCTCGTCTACGCCGAAACCATCCAGCTCTTGGGCCATATCAGAGAACTATCGGCTATTCCGATAACGATAGCGGCTTgtttgaaaaacgaaacaatcCACTCGTCGCAGTTAATCCACAAAAGTTCAGTTTTTCAACAAGAGCACATGAATCACGTGAATACAGGCGTCACCGACATCATAGCCAAATTCAACGATGTCAATGGAACTCAGAGTCAATTCCGAAACGCCGTCGAAATCGGATACAGATGGTTGGAGAGCAGAGGATTCGGTTGCCAACAAGTCTTGACAAGGCCTTTTGCATTGTGTTTAAACGCTACGAAAGAAGCCAAGAAGGATTGCCTCTTAAAGGGTGCACAAGCGCTCTGCGATATTGTGGATATCTCGGAAGAAATTTGCTGGAAACTAATGATGTTGAGCAAAGGGCCTTGCCAACATTTAGGGCCGGAGAGAATCACTGAAATGTTAGCGAGTTTTCGTCAGCGGCTGGGCAGTTTGGCGAGTGGAGTCATTCGAATGCGTGTAGGCATCCTGTTCGAACTTCACGTCACTTCTAACGTAGGGGACAAGTTAAGCAAAGCATGGACTCGTATTTTGGAAAGTCTTCGTGATACAGGTGAACTTATCCGTGTGATGTACAACATTACCATCAACTACGTTCTCAAATTAGTGGCTATGGCTGGACTGTTACTCTGGCCAGTCAGCTATCTTTGTTACTACGTTTGTGGTCCACTCTCGTTCGATAACTCCTACATCACCAAAGCCGAATACTTGGAGATTCAAGGACTAATAGAAGAGATGGCAGAGAAAGACGACGTAGAATTGCAGATTGTTCCAGTGTGGATCCCGACGCTCCAAGAAACAATTCGAATGCTATGGGATCTATTATTTTCCGCAGACCAACTGATTATTGTGGCTTTTCTTTTGGTCGATTTTTATTACACAAATTGGGTCAATGATCTTCACACGAAATGGTTGGAAATGTTCCACAACTTCCGAACAAACCTATTCGACAAAATTGGGCAGCCTAACGAGACAACAGGAGTCGGATTCATCGGAGAGATGGTTGTTCAACAGCTGGAAAAATTGCAAGAAGCCATTGGTTTCGATCGTCTATTGTCTTGCATCCGTCCAGCTCCACCCGTCACTTACTCccgaaacattttctttacaGCTCTGGCTCAGAAAGCGTTGTACGTTTTCGTCCAAACCAAATGGCGTTATATCCCTTCATTTATTTGTGCCAGATTCTTCCGTCACAGACATTACCTGCGAATGTCCTACCTCAAAGCCAAAATCATGCTGAGGCCTCGCTCAGCTCAAACACGCAATCATGTTTCACGCTGTTGTTTCACACTGCATTTGAGACGAAAGCTATCCGCACTGTTCGTCAGATTACGAAGTCCAATCCGTAAAACTTGTCATGTTTGA